From the genome of bacterium:
GGTGCTCGACGTCACCGAGTCGCGCGCCTGCCAACTGCACACCCGCGCGATCGCGCGGCTCCGCTCGCGGGTCGCGGCGCGTCTCGGCGCGCCGGAGACCGACGAGCAGTGACCGCGGCGTAGCGGAGGGAACGAGCGATGAGCCGGCTACTTTCCCAGGAAGAGGTCGACGCGCTGCTCGCGTCGTTCGAGCCCGAGCAGGAACAGCAAGGGCTGAGCGCCGAGCTGCCGTTCGACCTGCGCGCCCCGCTGCTCCTCGCCGGGGAGCGGCTGGCGCTGGTGCAGGCGGCGTGCGAGAAGATCGCCTCGACCTTCGCCGACTCGATCACGCTGCTGCTCGTCGCCGAGCGCCCGGTGCGCGGCGTCTTCACCGGCCTCGTGCAGCAGCCGGCGACGACGGTCCTCGGCACGCTCGCCCCCGGCGAGCCGCTCGGCCTGCTCGTGGACGAGCACGGCGAGCCGGTCGGCGGCGTCTCGATCCACCCCGAGCTCGCGCTGGCGCTCGTCGATCGCCTGCAGGGGGGCGAGGGATACGCGCAGGAAGGTCCGCGGCCGCTCTCGCCGGTCGAGTCGCGCCTCTTCGAAGGGGTGCTCGACAAGCTGATCCGCTTCCTCGACCGCGAGACGCCGCTTTCGCCGCTGAAGACCGGCGGCCTCGACTCCGATCCGATCTTCGGCCGCCTCGCCAGCCGCGGCGGCACGCTCGCCACGGCGCAGTTCCGGCTGACGACGCCGGTCGGCGACGCGGTCTGCCGGCTCCTGATGACGCCGGTGCTGACGAACCGCCTCGTCGCCGAGTCGCCGACGCGCCGCGAGGACGCGGTGCCGCCGGAGCTCGTCGCGGCGCTCGGAGACGCGCCGGTCGTCGTCGAGCCGGTGATCAACGGCGCGAGCCTCTCCGTCGCCGACCTCGAGCGGCTGCGCCCCGGGCACGTGATCCAGCTCGACGTGCGCGAGAACGAGCCGCTCGGACTGCGGTTCAACGGCCAGCTGCTGGCCCACGGCGGGCTGCGCCGCGCCGGCGACCAGCGGGCGTTCGAATTGCTCGACTTCAACCCCGAACGGCGCACCGGCGCCTGAACGCCCGGCGGCGGAGGAAACGATGAACGACGAATTCGGCGGCGCGGGACTCGACTTCGGGACGGAGCAAGCGGCGCCCGTCTCCGAGACCGTCCTCGACGAACTGGAACTTCCGGTCGAAGTGCGCCTCGGGCGGCTCGTCTGGAACTTGGGACGCGTGCTCGAGCTGCGCGTCGGCGACGCCGTGCCGGTCGGCCCCGACGGCGACGACACGGTGACGCTCTACGTGCAGGGCCGTCCGTACGCCCTCGGCGACCTCGTCGTCGTCGAAGGGCGGTTCGCGTTCCGCGTCCGCGAGATTTGCTCGCCCGCCGAACGCGCCTGAGGAGGCGACGATGGACCGCACGCTGATCCTGATGCAGCTCGCATTCAACGTGCTGATGTTCGCCGCGCTCGCCGCGCTGGCCTGGCGCTCGCGCGGCGCCGCGCCGCGCAAGGCGCGCGTCGAGCGCGCCCGTCCGCGTCCCGACGAGCAGGTCGCCGCGTTCCAGCGCGCCGCGGCCGCCGCGGGCGCCGGACGTCCGGTCGCCGCGCCGAACGAGGCGCCGGCGCCGAGCGCGGGGCTCGACGACCTGATCGAGCGCGCCGAGCGGCGCGAGCTCGCCGCCGAGGCGGCGCTGCGCGGCCGGCTGGCGCGGTTCCGCGGCGAATCGGCCGAGAACTGAGCGGCGCCGCAGTGCTTCCCGCGCTCAAGGTCGGCGGCGTCTACCGCGCCCGCGTCGAGGCGTTGATGGCCGACGGCCGCGTGCGCCTGTCGCTCGACGGGATGCGCGTGGACGCGCGCTGCGAGGCGGGGCTCGCCGAAGGGACGCTGGTCGAGGTGGAAGTGGATCGGCTCTGGCCGGACGTCGTGCTGCGCGTGCGGCGCGCGGCGCCGGCGGCGGCGCGCTGACGGCAAGCGCTGCCGCCGGACCCGGCAAATTTTGCCGGGTCGCGGCGCGGCGCGGCCGGCGGCGATCGTCGGACGGACGGCGGTTTTCGGAACGGATTTTGCATCGAACGAGGCGAGGGCCGGGCGGCCCCGAAAGCGAGGACGAGCGATGTTCCCCCAGCTCTACACGGCGGCGTCGGGCATGGTCGCGGGCGAGCGCACGCTCGAGCTCGTGTCGAACAACTTGGCCAACGCGGACACGCCGGGCTTCAAGGCGGACCGCGCCCTCTTCGAGACGTACCTCAGCGACGCGGCGCGCCGCGACGTCCCGGGCGGCAATCCGGCCGCGCCGCGCGGCGTGACGGTCGCTTCCTCGTGGCGTCCCGAGGAGCAAGGCTCGCTGCGCGAGACGCAGAGCCCGCTCGACCTCGCCCTCACCGGCCCCGGCTGGTTCCGCGTCGAGACGCCGCAGGGGGAGCGCCTGACGCGCGACGGCTCGTTCACGCGCGGCGCCGACGGGAAGCTCTCCACGACCAACGGGCTGCACGTCCTCGACGCCAACGGCAAGCCGATCGCGCTTCCCGATGGACAGATCTCCGTCGCCCCCGACGGAACGGTGACGGTGGACGACGCGGCGATCGGCCGGCTCGGCATCGCCTCGGCGACCGCGCAGAGCCTCGTCCGCGAAGGCGAGACCCTCTGGCGCGCCGACGAGCCGCTCAAGGCCCAGGACATGAAGGGGACGCAGGTCCGCCAAGGGTACGTGGAGCAGTCGAGCGTCAACGTGGTCGGCGAACTGGCTTCGCTGATCCAGGTCCAGCGCAACTACGAGATGCACCAGAAGCTGCTCGACGTCACGGCCAACACCGTGGCCAAGAAGGCGATCGAGCTCGGAGAGCCGCGCTGAGGCGCGGGGAAAAGGGAGCCCCACGATGCAACGCGCCCTCTGGACCGCCGCCGCCGGCATGGCCGCGCAGCAAACGAACCTCGACGTGATCTCCAACAACCTCGCCAACGTCAACACGACGGGGTTCAAGCGGAGCCGCGCCGAGTTCCAGGACCTGCTCTACCAGACGATCAACGCCCCCGGCACCGCCTCGAGCGCCTCGACGAACCTGCCGGTCGGCGTCGAGATCGGCCTCGGCACGAAGACCGCCGCGACGAAGCGGATCTTCTCGCAGGGCGACTTCAAGCCGACCGAGAACCCGCTCGACCTCGTCGTCGAAGGGGACGGCTTCTTCAAGGTCACGCGTCCCGACGGGACGCTGGCCTACACGCGCGACGGCTCGTTCACCACGAACGAGTCGGGGAACATCGTCAACAGCCTCGGCTACCTGCTCGATCCGCCGGTCGTCATCCCCTCCGACGCCAAGGCGATCACCATCGGCAAGGACGGCACGGTGTCGGTGCGGCTCGCCGACGACACGATCAGCCAGATCGGGAACATCGAGATCGCCCACTTCATCAATCCGTCCGGCCTGCAGGCGCTCGGCGACAACCTCTTCGTGCCGACGCAGTCGAGCGGCGACCCGGTCCTCGGCACGCCGGGCACGGAAGGGCTGGGCACGATCGGGCAGGGGTACCTCGAGACCTCGAACGTGCAGGTCGTGACCGAGCTGGTGGACATGATCACCGCGCAGCGCGCCTACGAGCTGAACTCGCGCGCCGTGCGCGCCTCCGACGAAATGCTGCAGCA
Proteins encoded in this window:
- the flgG gene encoding flagellar basal-body rod protein FlgG; this translates as MQRALWTAAAGMAAQQTNLDVISNNLANVNTTGFKRSRAEFQDLLYQTINAPGTASSASTNLPVGVEIGLGTKTAATKRIFSQGDFKPTENPLDLVVEGDGFFKVTRPDGTLAYTRDGSFTTNESGNIVNSLGYLLDPPVVIPSDAKAITIGKDGTVSVRLADDTISQIGNIEIAHFINPSGLQALGDNLFVPTQSSGDPVLGTPGTEGLGTIGQGYLETSNVQVVTELVDMITAQRAYELNSRAVRASDEMLQQIAQLVR
- a CDS encoding FliM/FliN family flagellar motor C-terminal domain-containing protein, which encodes MNDEFGGAGLDFGTEQAAPVSETVLDELELPVEVRLGRLVWNLGRVLELRVGDAVPVGPDGDDTVTLYVQGRPYALGDLVVVEGRFAFRVREICSPAERA
- the flgF gene encoding flagellar basal-body rod protein FlgF; the encoded protein is MFPQLYTAASGMVAGERTLELVSNNLANADTPGFKADRALFETYLSDAARRDVPGGNPAAPRGVTVASSWRPEEQGSLRETQSPLDLALTGPGWFRVETPQGERLTRDGSFTRGADGKLSTTNGLHVLDANGKPIALPDGQISVAPDGTVTVDDAAIGRLGIASATAQSLVREGETLWRADEPLKAQDMKGTQVRQGYVEQSSVNVVGELASLIQVQRNYEMHQKLLDVTANTVAKKAIELGEPR
- a CDS encoding FliM/FliN family flagellar motor switch protein → MSRLLSQEEVDALLASFEPEQEQQGLSAELPFDLRAPLLLAGERLALVQAACEKIASTFADSITLLLVAERPVRGVFTGLVQQPATTVLGTLAPGEPLGLLVDEHGEPVGGVSIHPELALALVDRLQGGEGYAQEGPRPLSPVESRLFEGVLDKLIRFLDRETPLSPLKTGGLDSDPIFGRLASRGGTLATAQFRLTTPVGDAVCRLLMTPVLTNRLVAESPTRREDAVPPELVAALGDAPVVVEPVINGASLSVADLERLRPGHVIQLDVRENEPLGLRFNGQLLAHGGLRRAGDQRAFELLDFNPERRTGA